A genomic stretch from Sulfurimonas sediminis includes:
- the dksA gene encoding RNA polymerase-binding protein DksA yields MQASELKYFKELLLSRKEQIEKNIQDVRTELSELSSLDLNDEGDHASANNNSMVEGAIIEQQKQELDEIEKILSKIKNGGYGICEMCEDEIGFQRLKVKPHAAYCIDCREIVEKSK; encoded by the coding sequence GTGCAAGCAAGTGAGTTAAAATATTTTAAAGAATTACTACTGAGTCGAAAAGAACAGATAGAGAAAAACATTCAGGATGTCCGAACAGAACTAAGTGAGTTGAGCTCGTTAGATTTAAATGATGAAGGTGATCATGCTTCGGCAAATAACAATTCTATGGTAGAAGGTGCTATAATAGAGCAGCAAAAGCAGGAATTGGATGAGATTGAAAAAATACTCTCTAAAATTAAAAACGGTGGTTATGGTATTTGTGAAATGTGTGAAGATGAGATAGGATTTCAAAGACTGAAAGTAAAACCACATGCTGCATACTGCATTGACTGTAGAGAAATAGTAGAGAAATCTAAATAA
- the accD gene encoding acetyl-CoA carboxylase, carboxyltransferase subunit beta, producing the protein MNLLNLFTKTFDNKQPEKAEAGSHWIKCKSCHSLMYYKEVENQNYVCPKCGYHIRIGVKERLNMLADEGTFVEYDASLEPVDPLKFVDKKPYKKRLEEAYAKTGRKSSVVSGECKMNGVDVQLVIFDFAFMGGSLGSVEGEKIVRAAHRAIEKKQGLIILSASGGARMQESTFSLLQMSKTSAALAKLSNHKLPFISVLTDPTMGGVSASFANLGDIIIAEPGALIGFAGQRVIEQTIGSELPEGFQRAEFLLEHGSIDMIVNRNKLKKTLSDMLTLLKKD; encoded by the coding sequence TTGAATTTACTAAACCTTTTTACAAAAACATTTGACAATAAACAACCGGAAAAAGCCGAAGCGGGATCGCATTGGATTAAATGCAAATCATGCCACTCTTTGATGTACTACAAAGAAGTTGAAAACCAAAATTATGTATGTCCAAAATGCGGATATCATATCCGTATAGGTGTAAAAGAGAGACTCAACATGCTTGCAGACGAGGGAACATTTGTAGAGTATGACGCTTCGTTGGAGCCTGTGGATCCGTTGAAGTTTGTTGACAAAAAACCTTATAAAAAACGTCTTGAAGAAGCCTATGCAAAGACAGGAAGAAAATCATCAGTTGTAAGTGGTGAATGTAAAATGAACGGGGTGGATGTACAGCTTGTTATTTTTGATTTTGCTTTTATGGGTGGTTCTTTGGGCTCAGTAGAGGGTGAAAAAATTGTTCGGGCAGCTCATAGAGCCATAGAAAAAAAACAGGGTTTGATTATACTCAGCGCTTCGGGTGGAGCAAGAATGCAGGAATCAACCTTTTCATTGCTGCAAATGAGTAAAACTTCGGCAGCGCTGGCAAAACTTTCCAATCACAAACTGCCTTTTATCTCTGTGCTTACGGACCCGACGATGGGCGGAGTGAGTGCCTCTTTTGCCAATCTCGGTGACATAATTATAGCTGAACCGGGAGCGTTGATCGGTTTTGCAGGACAAAGAGTTATTGAACAGACTATTGGCTCAGAGTTGCCTGAGGGATTTCAACGAGCCGAATTTTTACTCGAACACGGTTCTATTGATATGATTGTCAATCGAAACAAGTTGAAAAAAACCCTCTCTGATATGCTGACTTTACTGAAAAAAGACTGA
- a CDS encoding glutamate synthase subunit beta, giving the protein MREYLKTERIDPAKRLVVDRTKDFGEIYELFDKDEAATQSDRCIQCGDPFCLNKCPLHNYIPQWLKSIAEKDLEFAFKLSNEPSPFPEVMGRVCPHDRLCEGDCTLNDGHGAITIGSVETHITEAGFKAGYTPDFPGITTDKKVAVIGSGPAGLSVATYLLRSGIAVTMYEKSDRAGGLLTYGIPNFKLDKKVVERRVKLLQEAGLTLVLNSEVGRDIEFETIANEHDAMFIGVGATKAKSAGIAGENAPNVYKAMDYLTNIQRKNFKQPYDKKFDFKDLNVVVIGGGDTAMDCLRTAKREGAKSVTCLYRRDEKNMPGSKKEYKNAMEEGVDFTFLAAPKEIILNEAGRAVAVEVVKTTLGAKDASGRQRMEEVKGSHFRVNADVVIMSLGFDPVVPSFLAENGIETNSWGGIIVNEETYETTTPGIYAGGDCFRGADLVVTAAYDGREAARNIIDSLLQ; this is encoded by the coding sequence ATGCGCGAATACCTAAAAACTGAGAGAATTGACCCGGCAAAAAGACTGGTTGTTGACAGAACAAAAGATTTTGGTGAAATTTATGAACTCTTTGATAAAGACGAGGCAGCAACACAGAGTGACAGATGTATTCAGTGCGGCGATCCGTTTTGTTTGAACAAATGTCCTTTGCACAATTATATTCCTCAATGGCTCAAGTCTATTGCCGAAAAAGATCTGGAATTTGCTTTTAAACTCTCCAATGAGCCTTCTCCTTTCCCGGAAGTTATGGGAAGAGTATGCCCGCATGACAGGCTGTGTGAGGGAGATTGTACCTTAAATGACGGGCACGGAGCGATTACTATCGGTTCTGTTGAAACGCATATCACTGAAGCAGGATTTAAAGCAGGATATACACCGGATTTTCCTGGAATAACAACAGATAAAAAAGTTGCTGTTATAGGAAGTGGTCCTGCAGGACTTTCTGTGGCTACCTATCTTTTGCGTTCAGGCATTGCTGTAACCATGTATGAAAAAAGTGACCGTGCAGGCGGTCTTTTGACATATGGTATTCCAAATTTCAAACTCGATAAAAAAGTAGTTGAGAGACGTGTGAAACTTTTACAAGAGGCCGGATTGACACTTGTACTCAACAGTGAAGTGGGACGTGATATAGAGTTTGAAACTATTGCGAATGAACATGATGCAATGTTTATAGGTGTTGGTGCAACAAAAGCAAAAAGTGCGGGTATCGCCGGTGAAAATGCACCAAATGTTTACAAGGCAATGGATTATCTTACAAATATACAAAGAAAGAATTTCAAACAGCCGTATGATAAAAAATTTGATTTTAAAGATTTAAATGTTGTGGTCATCGGTGGAGGTGATACGGCGATGGACTGTTTGAGAACCGCAAAACGAGAAGGTGCAAAATCTGTCACATGTTTGTATCGAAGAGATGAAAAAAATATGCCGGGCAGTAAAAAAGAGTATAAAAATGCAATGGAAGAGGGTGTGGATTTTACATTTCTTGCAGCACCCAAAGAGATTATATTAAACGAAGCAGGACGTGCAGTGGCGGTCGAAGTTGTAAAAACAACTTTGGGTGCCAAAGATGCATCAGGACGCCAACGCATGGAAGAGGTAAAAGGTTCACACTTTAGAGTGAATGCAGATGTGGTTATAATGTCACTTGGATTTGATCCTGTTGTGCCGTCGTTCTTAGCTGAAAACGGCATAGAGACAAATTCATGGGGTGGGATTATCGTGAATGAAGAGACATACGAAACAACAACACCCGGTATATATGCCGGAGGCGATTGTTTTCGTGGTGCTGATCTGGTTGTTACAGCGGCATATGACGGTCGTGAGGCAGCAAGAAACATTATAGACTCTTTATTACAATAA
- a CDS encoding 23S rRNA (pseudouridine(1915)-N(3))-methyltransferase RlmH — MNIEIVSIAKREKTLYDPLYKELTKMISRFATVKDTEIFSKDVTKAHTISPQAAQKAYTKALEAYIGKDFCITLHPDGKMVDSFEFSKLLNDKMSVKFFIGGAYGFEKDFLDQSNAVISLGKITMSHKIAKVVLLEQIYRGFAILSNHPYHK; from the coding sequence ATGAATATAGAAATCGTCTCTATAGCAAAAAGAGAAAAAACACTTTACGATCCGTTGTATAAAGAGTTGACAAAAATGATATCAAGGTTCGCAACTGTAAAAGATACGGAGATTTTTTCAAAAGATGTAACAAAAGCACACACAATTTCCCCACAGGCCGCTCAAAAAGCATATACCAAAGCTTTAGAAGCTTATATTGGGAAAGATTTCTGTATAACTTTGCATCCAGATGGAAAAATGGTAGACAGTTTTGAATTTAGTAAGCTACTAAATGATAAAATGTCCGTAAAATTTTTTATAGGCGGAGCATATGGTTTTGAAAAAGATTTTTTAGACCAAAGCAATGCTGTTATCAGTTTAGGCAAAATAACAATGAGTCATAAAATTGCCAAGGTGGTTTTATTGGAACAGATCTATAGAGGTTTTGCTATACTGAGCAATCATCCATATCATAAATAA
- a CDS encoding thiamine phosphate synthase — translation MRLYALCDQDMLDKKGISLESFIGIAKKKNAEIIQYRNKNADIAFVKAQLIKIRKLYDGFLIVNDAYELVEFCDGVHVGQEDLKAIDTDVFKAVKILRSVINEDKILGISTHNEEEVLQANAMDLNYIGLGAYRNTDTKKDVSSLLGDTLDTIASKSRHHVAAIGGVKLNDSFEHVTYNVIGSGLL, via the coding sequence ATGAGACTCTATGCGTTATGTGACCAGGACATGCTTGACAAAAAAGGAATTTCTTTGGAATCCTTTATAGGTATTGCAAAAAAGAAGAATGCTGAAATTATACAATATCGAAATAAAAATGCAGACATCGCCTTTGTTAAAGCACAATTGATAAAAATCAGAAAACTTTATGACGGTTTTTTGATAGTAAATGATGCCTATGAGCTTGTTGAATTCTGCGATGGTGTGCATGTAGGGCAGGAGGATCTTAAAGCTATAGATACAGATGTATTCAAGGCAGTCAAAATTTTACGAAGTGTTATAAATGAAGACAAAATTTTAGGCATTTCAACGCATAATGAAGAAGAAGTTCTGCAGGCAAATGCAATGGATTTAAATTATATCGGACTTGGTGCATACAGAAATACTGATACAAAAAAAGATGTATCAAGTCTTCTTGGTGATACCCTCGATACCATTGCCTCAAAATCCAGGCACCATGTAGCTGCTATAGGCGGTGTGAAACTCAATGATTCATTTGAACATGTAACATACAATGTAATCGGGAGCGGTTTACTCTAA
- the gltB gene encoding glutamate synthase large subunit has protein sequence MVEHHDLLRSFKDNCGFGLVANIKNKPSHKVLNDAVTALERMMHRGAVAADGKTGDGSGLLLSMPTDFLKNEAKEKGIELPGQFAVAVVFTKEKKHLQTLESICNNNDLKVVLHRDVPIDTNALGDQALASLPHIVQLFIVPNSIMATNRFDALLYLSRKEAEHEMISERDFYIASMSSKVLSYKGLVMPTHIKEFYKDLQNENFKISFSLFHQRFSTNTLPEWRLAQPFRAVAHNGEINSVEANRINVAIKSESIKSEVFSDEEIKRLLPILQPGASDSASADNFFEFLIVNGMDFFKAVRAVIPPAWQNAPHMDPQLRAFYEYHSTVFEAWDGPAAFSVTDGRYIGCVLDRNGLRPSKYIVTKDDNLLIASEYGVVDIPEEEIKERGRLQSGEMIGLDLKFGKLLKSNEIDDYLKGSNPYMKWLNEHMIYLQEHVEEQYVVSRELDEADLIAKQRYFNVTQEVIEQVIEPMVKEAKEAVGSMGDDTPLAAFSDKQRNFTDFFKQKFAQVTNPPIDPIREKVVMSLNTGFGEVHNMLDEIPSHAHRLKSISPIITTEKLEVLKSFGDDSSPRYQEFYKNATFSTTYTTDLKASLEALVQKVIASVKNNGTRIVILDDSGFDKQNRVIPMAMAIGRLNFALLNEKIRHLVSIIATTGEVIDSHSAAVLLGYGASAIHPYVLFATVANQLEKSKALNMTFSEAYKSVHTALNSGLLKIMSKMGIATIASYRNSGLFDVMGLDKTIVEECFATSHCTLSGLTYEDIDERLQKAHRDAFKTNGFNKIFPLNIGGYYKFYTNQEHHDFGPAVIHAIHAVSKHPTQENFDTLKNLVNKRGLKFIRDFFDLKSDRKPIDISEVEPKEAIFKRFASAAMSLGSISPEAHETIAIAMNRIGAQSNSGEGGEDKSRYNTERVSKIKQVASGRFGVTPAYLRSAEEIQIKVAQGAKPGEGGQLPGHKVTALIGKLRHTVPGVTLISPPPHHDIYSIEDLAQLIFDLKQVNPAARIAVKLVSTVGVGTIAAGVAKAYADKIIISGGDGGTGAAPLTSIKFAGNPWELGLSEAHNALKANNLRGLVELQTDGGLKTGLDVVKAALLGAESFAFGTGVLTIVGCKMLRICHVNKCSVGIATQNEKLREEFFKGHVDQVINYFTYLAEDIRAIMAELGYRTMEEMIGRVDLLSVKDDTFAKKFDFSAILHREEGVNTHQQPFNPPFDDNKFEKDVLKEAMNAIKHPEYPIRIKREIQNIHRSFGALISGEIAKYYGDEGLKPDTIKMNLSGVAGQALGAFLIPGVSIYLEGVANDYIGKGMHGGKIIITSKNEGEEFSAGGNTCLYGATGGKLYISGSVGERFAVRNSGAFAIVEGTGDNACEYMTGGVVVILGRTGINFGAGMTGGVSFVYDEDHDFIENVNSELVEAVRIDTDEGDEARHYLKRLLKDYVVETKSKKAEDLLENFRVEVRNFWLVKPKNLTKLPLNLENGD, from the coding sequence ATGGTTGAACATCATGATTTATTAAGATCATTTAAGGATAATTGTGGTTTTGGTCTTGTCGCCAACATCAAAAACAAACCTTCACACAAAGTGCTCAATGATGCAGTGACTGCACTTGAACGCATGATGCACCGTGGTGCTGTTGCTGCAGATGGAAAAACAGGGGACGGAAGCGGTTTACTGCTTTCCATGCCGACCGATTTTCTTAAAAATGAAGCAAAAGAAAAAGGTATAGAACTGCCAGGTCAATTTGCAGTAGCTGTAGTTTTCACCAAAGAGAAAAAGCATTTACAAACGCTGGAATCTATTTGTAACAACAATGATTTAAAAGTGGTTTTGCACCGTGATGTTCCGATTGACACCAATGCTCTAGGCGATCAGGCACTGGCTTCACTGCCGCACATCGTACAGCTTTTCATTGTTCCGAATTCAATCATGGCAACAAATAGATTTGATGCACTTTTGTATCTTTCACGCAAAGAAGCAGAACATGAAATGATCTCTGAGAGAGATTTTTACATAGCCTCTATGAGTTCGAAAGTTCTTTCATATAAAGGGCTGGTCATGCCTACGCATATCAAAGAATTTTACAAAGATCTGCAGAATGAAAATTTTAAAATCTCTTTTTCACTTTTTCATCAAAGATTTTCAACAAATACACTTCCTGAATGGCGTCTAGCGCAGCCGTTTCGTGCTGTAGCGCACAATGGCGAAATCAACTCTGTTGAAGCCAACCGTATCAATGTAGCGATAAAATCAGAATCAATAAAAAGCGAAGTATTTAGCGACGAAGAGATTAAAAGACTGCTTCCTATCCTGCAGCCCGGTGCTTCTGACAGTGCTTCAGCCGATAACTTTTTTGAATTTTTAATCGTAAACGGTATGGACTTTTTCAAAGCTGTCCGTGCAGTGATTCCTCCGGCATGGCAGAATGCTCCGCATATGGACCCTCAGCTTCGTGCATTTTACGAGTATCACTCAACTGTATTTGAGGCATGGGACGGTCCTGCCGCATTTTCAGTAACAGACGGACGATACATAGGCTGTGTACTCGACAGAAACGGTTTACGTCCATCAAAATACATTGTCACAAAAGATGATAACCTTCTGATAGCTTCAGAGTATGGGGTTGTGGATATTCCGGAAGAAGAGATAAAAGAGCGTGGACGTCTGCAGTCAGGTGAAATGATAGGACTTGATCTGAAATTTGGAAAACTTCTCAAAAGCAATGAAATAGATGATTATCTCAAAGGCTCTAATCCATATATGAAATGGCTGAATGAGCATATGATTTACCTGCAGGAGCATGTTGAAGAGCAGTATGTTGTCTCCAGAGAACTTGATGAAGCCGACCTGATTGCCAAGCAAAGATACTTTAATGTAACACAGGAAGTTATTGAGCAGGTTATCGAGCCGATGGTAAAAGAGGCAAAAGAAGCCGTGGGTTCTATGGGTGACGATACACCACTTGCAGCTTTTTCTGATAAACAACGCAACTTTACAGATTTTTTTAAACAAAAATTTGCACAGGTTACAAATCCACCAATTGATCCTATTCGTGAAAAAGTTGTAATGAGTTTAAATACCGGTTTTGGTGAAGTGCATAATATGCTGGATGAAATTCCGTCACATGCACACAGGCTGAAGTCCATTTCTCCGATAATAACGACTGAAAAGTTAGAAGTGCTCAAATCTTTTGGCGATGATTCCTCTCCAAGATATCAGGAGTTTTATAAAAATGCCACATTTTCAACTACCTATACAACAGATTTGAAAGCATCTCTTGAGGCATTGGTTCAAAAAGTCATAGCATCAGTCAAAAATAACGGAACACGCATTGTCATTTTGGATGACAGCGGATTTGATAAGCAAAACAGAGTCATTCCAATGGCAATGGCCATAGGTCGTTTGAATTTTGCTTTGCTGAATGAAAAAATTCGTCATTTGGTTTCTATTATCGCTACAACGGGAGAAGTAATTGATTCGCACAGTGCTGCGGTACTCCTTGGATATGGCGCTTCGGCAATTCATCCTTATGTATTGTTTGCTACAGTGGCAAATCAGCTTGAAAAGTCAAAAGCATTAAATATGACATTTTCTGAAGCCTACAAATCTGTACACACTGCACTCAACAGCGGGCTCTTGAAAATTATGTCCAAAATGGGAATTGCAACAATTGCCTCTTACAGAAACTCCGGTCTTTTTGATGTAATGGGACTGGACAAAACCATAGTAGAAGAGTGTTTTGCAACATCGCATTGCACACTTAGTGGATTGACTTATGAAGATATAGACGAAAGACTGCAAAAAGCCCATAGAGATGCTTTTAAAACAAACGGTTTTAACAAAATATTTCCTTTAAATATTGGTGGATACTATAAATTTTATACAAATCAGGAACATCATGATTTCGGTCCTGCTGTCATTCATGCTATCCATGCTGTTTCCAAGCATCCTACACAGGAAAATTTTGATACGTTGAAAAACCTTGTGAACAAGCGCGGATTGAAATTTATTCGTGATTTCTTTGACTTGAAATCAGACAGAAAACCGATTGATATATCAGAAGTCGAACCGAAAGAAGCGATATTTAAACGTTTTGCATCCGCTGCAATGAGCCTTGGTTCTATTTCTCCTGAAGCGCATGAAACAATTGCCATTGCAATGAACAGAATCGGAGCACAGTCAAATTCCGGAGAAGGCGGAGAGGACAAATCAAGATACAATACAGAAAGAGTTTCCAAAATCAAACAGGTTGCTTCCGGTCGCTTTGGTGTAACTCCGGCATATTTGAGAAGTGCAGAGGAGATTCAGATTAAAGTTGCCCAGGGTGCAAAACCTGGTGAAGGCGGACAACTCCCCGGACATAAGGTGACTGCTCTTATCGGAAAGCTTCGTCATACTGTTCCCGGCGTGACACTTATATCACCGCCGCCACACCATGATATTTATTCTATTGAAGATCTTGCACAGTTGATTTTTGATTTAAAACAGGTCAATCCTGCGGCAAGAATTGCTGTGAAGCTTGTATCTACTGTCGGAGTAGGCACCATTGCTGCGGGTGTAGCAAAAGCCTATGCTGATAAAATTATTATTTCAGGTGGAGACGGCGGTACCGGTGCCGCTCCGCTGACCTCTATCAAATTTGCGGGTAATCCTTGGGAACTCGGATTGTCTGAAGCACATAATGCGCTCAAGGCAAACAATCTGCGCGGACTTGTGGAGTTACAGACAGATGGTGGATTGAAAACAGGACTTGATGTTGTCAAAGCTGCTCTACTGGGTGCCGAGTCTTTTGCCTTTGGTACAGGTGTTCTTACTATCGTAGGCTGTAAAATGCTTCGTATCTGTCATGTCAATAAATGTTCTGTAGGTATCGCAACACAAAACGAAAAACTGCGTGAAGAGTTCTTTAAAGGACATGTTGATCAGGTAATCAACTATTTTACATATTTGGCCGAAGATATCAGAGCTATTATGGCAGAACTTGGATACAGAACCATGGAAGAGATGATAGGCCGTGTGGACTTGCTAAGTGTCAAAGACGATACCTTTGCCAAGAAATTTGATTTCTCGGCAATCCTGCACAGGGAAGAGGGTGTCAATACGCATCAGCAGCCGTTTAATCCGCCTTTTGATGACAACAAGTTTGAAAAAGATGTTCTCAAAGAGGCGATGAATGCGATTAAACATCCTGAATACCCGATACGCATCAAAAGAGAAATCCAAAATATCCATAGAAGTTTCGGAGCTTTGATATCCGGAGAAATTGCGAAATACTACGGGGATGAAGGATTGAAGCCAGATACAATTAAAATGAATCTCAGCGGTGTAGCGGGACAGGCACTCGGTGCGTTTTTAATTCCGGGTGTTTCAATTTATCTTGAGGGCGTTGCAAATGATTATATAGGAAAAGGTATGCACGGAGGGAAAATTATCATTACCTCCAAAAATGAGGGTGAAGAGTTCTCAGCAGGTGGTAATACCTGCCTTTATGGTGCTACCGGCGGTAAACTTTATATTTCCGGCAGTGTCGGAGAGCGTTTCGCAGTACGTAATTCCGGAGCCTTTGCAATTGTTGAAGGGACTGGAGACAACGCCTGTGAATATATGACAGGCGGTGTGGTTGTGATTCTCGGACGTACCGGTATCAACTTTGGTGCAGGAATGACAGGTGGAGTGAGCTTTGTATATGATGAAGATCATGATTTTATTGAAAATGTAAACAGTGAACTTGTAGAAGCTGTCAGAATTGACACAGATGAGGGAGATGAGGCACGACATTATCTCAAACGTCTGCTCAAAGATTATGTAGTAGAAACAAAAAGCAAAAAAGCTGAAGATTTACTGGAAAACTTTAGAGTGGAAGTACGAAACTTCTGGCTGGTAAAACCTAAAAATTTAACAAAATTACCTCTTAATCTAGAGAACGGAGACTAA